In Chlamydiales bacterium, the genomic stretch TTTGCTATTACATATTTTTTATGTTTAGAAACGTCTTCCTATAGCGAATGCCCTAAGATACTATAACGCAGGCCTTCAGCATGCAAATCATGTTTTGGAGCACCTAGGGCGTATGCCCTAGGTGCTCTCACGAATTCGCAAGAAACTCACTTTAGCATAAATTCGGTGTCACTCTTGTATTATTTGTGCCAATTGAATTCCTGATGAATAAGTAAACCCACCCACAGCCTTTTTACCTGCTGCCTTACCAAGTTGCTTAGGTTTTTTCTTGGCGTTGTTAACTTTATCACTATCTTGATTTTTTGATTTTTTCTTCGATACTACCATAAAAAACCTCTTACATAAAAAATTTATACATATCATTATTACTAATACCTCACTAAATAATATGCAAATATTTTTTGATTTTAACACCCAATGCATCATCATTTTATCTATTGATAATTCTCTACTTAAACTCTATAGTAACGTGAGTTTTGGATATATACACAAACAAGTTCAAGAATTGTTTGTGTATAGATTTGAAACTCGCATTAATTTAAGGAGAGCACACCCATGATAGTTTCGCTTTTTACAAAAGGCCTACTCTTTGCAACTAACCCTCTCTATGCAGCTTATGCTGATTCTGACTTGCTTGGAAAACTTATTTTTTTATCTCTTCTTGCCCTCTCCATCATTAGCTGGATCATTTTCTTCCAAAAAACTTGGATCTCAAAAACAATGCGTAAACTCGCTCTTGAGTTCAAAAAATGCTTCGAAAAAACAAAGCATCACCCTCTAAATGTACAAATCAACACCCTTAAACAAAACACATCCCTTCCAAACCCTCTTCTAGACATCTATCTAGTCTTAAAAGAACAAACTTTAGAACTACTTAACAAAAACAAATCCTTCCACCAAACAGAGGAGAGTGATGATAAGCAAGATGTATTTCTCTCTCCATCAGATATTGATTTAGTTGCATCTTACTTATCAACAGCTGTGTCTACAAAAACAAAGCACCTAGAAAAAAACCTTTTTATCCTATCTACAATTGTCACATTAGGCCCTTTTCTTGGCCTTCTTGGAACAGTATGGGGGATATTAACAACGTTTTCAACGTTAAGTAGCAGAGCAGGAAGCCAGAGTAATGATGTTATTTTAAGTGGACTTGCTATGGCACTTGGAACCACTATTTTAGGGCTTTTGGTAGCCATACCGGCTCTTATCGCCTACAATTATCTCAAAAACGATGCGAGGGAATTTCAAATAGAAATGGAAGACTTTTCCACTCTAATGCTTGCTACGGTCGAACTTCAATATCGTAAAGTGGATGTAAAATAAAGTAAGCCTCATGAGACGTCGTATTAGAGCTATTAAATCTGACAATAATGAAGAAGCTATGATCAACCTAACGCCTCTTATCGACGTTGTATTTGTCATGCTGATTATGTTTATTGTTGTAGCTCCCATACTGGAGCTAGATCAAGTAGAACTTGCAAAGGGGCACACAAATACAAAAGAGATTTCTTCTTCCATGAAGGATTCTAGCCCCATTTCCATCCATGTACAAAAAGATAACACCATCTTCTTTAATAAAATGCGCGTATCTGTTGCAGAGTTACGAAAACTTCTAAAAGAGGCAAACTTAAAAAATCCCAATGTTACGCCCCTTCTATTTCATGATAAAAAAGCACTCTTTGGCACATACCAAGAAGTGAAAAATGCAGTAGAAGATGCTGGATTTAAGGATTTGAATATTGTTTTAAACCCTTAAAGAAGCACATGATGAGCCCAAATAAAGACCCCTACAACATACGTCCAAAGTTCATAATTACTGTGATCTTCTTTCACGCTCTATTACTCTGGCTCTTATTTTTTCAAAATGACACTGCAAAATTATCTCCCAAAGAAAAAAAGCTCGTAGTTCAAAATGTTAAGTTATCCTCTCCAAAAAACACTTCTGCACAGCCAAGTCAAGTACTACCTGTAGTTGAAAAAAAAGAAATACCTGCTCCTATACCAAAAGAAACAATACCTGAAGTCAAAGAAGAACTCATTCCAGAACCACAATCTGAACCCATTTTTGAGCCCGAACCAGAAAAATCTTCTACTCCAAAACCAGTTGTAGAGGAAGCACCTGTTCCCATTGAAAAGAAGCCCACTAAACCCAAAAAGAAAAAAGAAAGCGTTAAAAAACCACCTGCACCTGCAAAAAAAACAAAGCCCACAGAAAATAAAAGTGTAATAAAAACAAAACCTAGTGCACCCAGCACGCCAAAAGTTAAAACGCCTACAAAAGCAGAGCGAGAACTTTCACAAAAAAACCAAGAACTTCTTCAAAGCATCGAAGAAAGTATTGCAAAAATTGGCAAAAAAGCTGATAAGCTTTCTGACAAAAGTGCACCACTAATCCATATTCCAAAAGAGATTACCTCCTTACACATCGACAGTTCGGTAACTTTTGATATAGGAGGAGATTCCCATGAAAGTGCTTCTCTCAAAAAAAGCTATGAAGAAGAACTTTCTCTCTATCTTAAAGCGCTATTACAACTACCAGAATATGGAGACGTGAGGCTTTCTTTAAAATTAAACCGTAGTGGAAAAGTGGTCTTGGTAAAGTTCATTAAAGCAGATAGCGAAAAAAATAAACATTATTTGGAAAAAGCCCTGCCAAAAATTGCCTTTCCTCCGTTTGGCTCCCACTTTAATGATAGCGAAAAAACATTTACATTAACCCTAAGCAGTGACTTATAACTCTATGTACAAACTTATATCAGACTCCTTATGTAATTATGCAAGAAGTCTACTCTTATTAATCACCATTTTAATCACATGCCATTTATCCTCTGCAGAAAATGATATTATTGTCTCTCTTTCCACCAACACAGAGCTCACACCTATCTCTTTAGAAGTGTCTGAAGATGCAGCTTTTCCAGCTTCTTACTACAAAAGTTTTAACTCTGTGCTTTCTTTTGATTTGAACCACAATGCTCTTACACAAATTGTAAAGAAAAGCAATGTAGCTTATAGCTTAAAAGTAGATATAATAGACAAACAACTCACAGCCCTACTTACTTCCACAACAAAAAATACAATCAAAAAAGTAGGGCCTATAACGCTTTCAGGAAGGCTTGCAGAGGATCGCAAACAGATACATCAACTCGCCGATTTTGTACATAAGGCAATTTCTGGAAAAGATGGCATTGCTACAACAAAAGTTCTCTATACCGTTAAAGTCCCAAACGAAGATCCTACTTATAAATCCAAATGGGTTTCAGAGGTATGGGAAAGTGATTATGATGGAGCAAATGCAAAACAGATCACACATGAGGGAAGATATTGTGTGACCCCCGTTTATTTAGCTCCCAAACCAGGTTTTGCACCAGGTAGCTTCTTTTATGTCTCTTACATCATTGGTCAACCAAAAATTTATGTTGCCTCCCTTAAAACAGGAAAAGGCTACAGACTTACCTCCCTTCGCGGTAATCAGCTGATGCCGGCTATAACAAAAGCAAGAGACGCTGTCGCTTTTATTTGTGATCTTGCTGGAAACCCTGATCTTTTTTTGCAACCCTTTGATCCGGAAGTAGGTGCTGTTGGCAAGCCAAGACAAATTTATGCTACGATGAAGGGTACTCAAGGATCTCCAACCTTTAGTCCTGATGGCAAACAGGTAGCCTTTGTTTCTAACAAAGATGGCAATCCAAGAGTTTATGTCATGGCAATACCTCCCGAGGGACTAGAGGCCAAAGAAATGAAACCTGTGCTTATTTCTAAATACAATAAAGAAAGCACAAGCCCTTGTTGGTCACCAGATGGCACAAAACTTGCCTACAGCTCGATGACTTCTGGCAGCCGGCAAATTTGGATCTATGACTTTCTTACTAAAAAAGAAGAACAGCTTACAAAGGGTTTAGGAAATAAAGAAAATCCTTCTTGGGCACCCAATAGTTTACATATTGTTTTCAATAATGATCT encodes the following:
- a CDS encoding MotA/TolQ/ExbB proton channel family protein — encoded protein: MIVSLFTKGLLFATNPLYAAYADSDLLGKLIFLSLLALSIISWIIFFQKTWISKTMRKLALEFKKCFEKTKHHPLNVQINTLKQNTSLPNPLLDIYLVLKEQTLELLNKNKSFHQTEESDDKQDVFLSPSDIDLVASYLSTAVSTKTKHLEKNLFILSTIVTLGPFLGLLGTVWGILTTFSTLSSRAGSQSNDVILSGLAMALGTTILGLLVAIPALIAYNYLKNDAREFQIEMEDFSTLMLATVELQYRKVDVK
- a CDS encoding biopolymer transporter ExbD, translated to MRRRIRAIKSDNNEEAMINLTPLIDVVFVMLIMFIVVAPILELDQVELAKGHTNTKEISSSMKDSSPISIHVQKDNTIFFNKMRVSVAELRKLLKEANLKNPNVTPLLFHDKKALFGTYQEVKNAVEDAGFKDLNIVLNP
- the tolB gene encoding Tol-Pal system protein TolB — protein: MYKLISDSLCNYARSLLLLITILITCHLSSAENDIIVSLSTNTELTPISLEVSEDAAFPASYYKSFNSVLSFDLNHNALTQIVKKSNVAYSLKVDIIDKQLTALLTSTTKNTIKKVGPITLSGRLAEDRKQIHQLADFVHKAISGKDGIATTKVLYTVKVPNEDPTYKSKWVSEVWESDYDGANAKQITHEGRYCVTPVYLAPKPGFAPGSFFYVSYIIGQPKIYVASLKTGKGYRLTSLRGNQLMPAITKARDAVAFICDLAGNPDLFLQPFDPEVGAVGKPRQIYATMKGTQGSPTFSPDGKQVAFVSNKDGNPRVYVMAIPPEGLEAKEMKPVLISKYNKESTSPCWSPDGTKLAYSSMTSGSRQIWIYDFLTKKEEQLTKGLGNKENPSWAPNSLHIVFNNDLDNELYIVNPHQTESVKVSCGSGEKRFPCWEPKTK